Genomic window (Candidatus Melainabacteria bacterium):
CTTCTTGTAGTGTTTTTATGTCTGATAAAACATAAGCAATTTTAGAAGCATATCCTTGAAGTGTTTCCAAATTATTTCCATAAAGCTTTAAAATAATTGGTGCTCTTTGACCAGTTATAACTTGCTCTATTGTTTCAGTAATAAATGACCTGATTAAAGTTATGACTCCAGGAATATGTTCAAAATCTTCTCTAATATTTTTAATCAAGTCTTCTTTTCTTTCTTGAGATAAACCACTTTTTAAAGTAATATCAAAGTGGCTTGTGTTTGCTGAAATTGGTTCATCGTCTAATTCAGACCTGCCAGCTCTATTGCCAATAGTAACTATTTCAAGATACCTATGTAATTTCTTTTCCATTCTTAGAGCTATTCTTTGTGTAGCTTTTAAACTTGTCCCTGGTGGTGCAATTGCCATGACAACAAGATTTTCTTCTCCAAGCTCAGGTAAAAATGATCTCCCCATTGTAAAAAATATAATTATTGCAATTAATGAGAGTATTACTGTACTTATAAAAATTTGCCTTGGTTTATTTAAAACCTGATCTAGTAATTTTAAATATTTTTCTTTTAATATTGTAATTATTTGGGGTTCATGTTCTTTTAGACTTTCATTTTTTGACAAAAGATAAAAACACATTGCAGGGGTTAAAGTTAGTGCAACTCCAAGTGAAGCAAGAAGAGAAATAATGTATGCCCATGCAAGTGGTTTAAATATTTGTCCAGCAAGCCCAGTTAAAAATAAAACTGGTAAAAAAACTACAGTAATAATATATGTCCCATACACAACTGAGTTTCTTACTTCACATGACCCGTTAAATATTACCTCAAATGCTGGTCTTGGGTTCTGGCTTATTTTATTTTGTCTAAGCCTTTTATAAACATTTTCTACACCAATAATTGCATCATCAACTATTTCACCAACTGCAACAGCTAGACCGCCAAGTGTCATTGAGTTTATTGTTTGTCCAAATGCTTTTAAGATTAATATTGCAACTATAAGTGATAAAGGGATTGCAGTTAAGCTAATAAAACTAGTTCTAAAACTTCCTAGAAATAAAAGTAAAACAATAATGACAAGTATTGAACCTTCAAAAATTGCCCAAAGAATGTTTTTGATTGATACATTAATAAAGTCAGACTGACTATATGTCTGTGTAATTTTTATGTCACGAGGTAATGATTTTTTTATCTTGTCAAGTGCTTCTTGAATACCTTTATTTACTTCAAGTGTATTAACTCCAGGCTGTCTGCTAATGGCTATAATTACAGCTTCTTTTCCATCTATACTTCCATAACTTCTTTTAAAAGCTGCTTCGATTTTTACATTTGCAATATCTTTTAAATAAATTGGTATATTTTCTTTTTGAGCGATTACTGAATTACCAAGTTCTTCTATGGAATTAATCTTCCCAATACCACGAATTAAATACTCTCTGTCATCTTCTACTAAGTATCCACCACCAACAATTACATTTGCTTTATTAGCTGCTTCAACTACTTGATTTAACCCGATATTATATTGTCGTAATTTATTAGGATTGACTAAAACTTGATATTGTTTTAAATCCCCGCCATAAACTAAAACCCTGGCTACACCTGGTACTGAGAGAAGTTTATTTCTAATTTCCCAGTCTGCATAAGTTCTTAAATCTATAAGCGGTGTAATTTTACTTGTCAGAGCAAAGAAATAAATACTTCCAATTGGGGAAGTTATTGGAGATAAAATAGGAGCATTAATGTTTTTAGGAAAAATCTGAGCTGCAAGTTGTACTTTTTCTGCTACAAGTTGTCTTGCTCTAAAAATATCAGTATCCCATTTAAATACAACTGTTACAAATGAGAGCCCTTCAATTGAACTGCTTCTTACAGCCTGGATATTTGGCAGTCCATTTAATGTACTTTCAAGTGGGATTGTAACTATAGATTCAACTTCTTCAGCAGCAAGTCCAGGTGCATTAGTCTGAATAACTACTTGTGGTGGTGCAAACTCTGGTAAAACATCTACAGGAGTGTTTATTGCTGAATAAGTGCCACATACAAATAAAATTATTCCAAGTGCAGTTACTAAAAGTCTATTATTTAAAGACCATCTTATTATTTTGCCAATCATAAACTAGTTCTTGGTTTCTTTTTGCCTAGCAGGAATCCAACTATTAAAGTAATTAAAAATCCAACAGGGATAAGCCACTTGGGATATGTTTTTTCTTGCTTTATATGCTCATGTTCTTCTTCCCCTTCTCCAAACTCAAGCTGATAAGTACCTTTTGAAACTATAACTTCACCAGGAGTAAGTCCTGAAATAACTTCTACTGTATCAGAATCATGTGCTTCAACTTCAATTTTTCGTGGAATAAAAAATTTACCTTCTTTTAAATAAACAATGTGTTTGTGTTTTCCTTCAGTACCTTCTTTATCAATTTGGGCAAGCGCAGTTCTTGGAATTACAATTAAGTTTTTCTTTTGTCCTGTGGAAATATTTAGCTGAATAAATGCACCTGGATTTAAAACACTTTCTTTATTGTCAAGCAATACTTTTACTGGTAGAGTTCTTGTTTCTTTGTTTATAACTGAACCAATATATGTAATATTTCCAGTAAAAGCTTTATCTTGTGCTCCATCTAAAATTACAATTGCTTTTTGATTTTTATTGATTTTACTTCTGTCTTTTTCATATATATCTGCACTTGCCCAGACTTTTGTTAAATCAAGTCCACGAAATATTATTTGGTTTACATTTACAACTTGACCAATAGTTATATTTCTTTCTACTATTGTTCCAGCTTTAGGAGTTTTAATAGTAAAAATCCCTTGTTCTAAATTTTCATTTTGATTAGTTAATATTTTTAAATTATTTCTTGCTGCAGTTAATTTAGCCTCAGCACTTGCTAGTGCTGCTTTTGCTACATCAAGGTCTTTTTTTGCAGTTATTCTTTTTTCAAACAGCTTTTCTTCTCTGTCAAAATTATTTTTTGCAAGCTCAAGCTCTGCTTCAGATTGATTAAGCTCGGACTGTAGTTTTGCTATCTCAGTACTTTGGATAGTTGCAAGCCCTTGACCTCCTTGTACCATAGTACCTAAATCAACAAGGACAGAAATTACTTTACCCTGAACTGGTGAGTTTACATCAAATTTATTATTTGGGATTTCTTCAATTTGACCTGTTGTTCTTACTATATCATCGACTATTTCTTCTTTAATTATTTTTGTTTCAATTCCGGTACCTTTAATGTCTACATTACTGGTTGGTATTTTTTTAAACTTTGCTTTAAAAGCAATATCATCTCCATGTCCAAAGCATGGTGGAGACAGTGGACAGAAAATACAGAAAATACAAAAAATGTAAAAAGCAAGCATGTTTAAGTTATTATAGAGCTATTGATGTTAATATTGCAAGAGAGAACAAATGACAGAAGTTTTTAAATCTACTTTTAGTGAAAAACATGGCGAGTCTTTACTAAGATCTTATGAGTTAAAATACTTAACTCCTCTTGTCTCATTAATACCAAAATGGATTAAAAGCTATCATTTGACACTGTTAAGTATTCTTTGGAGTTTACTTATAGTTTTATTTAGTTACTTTGCAAGAGAAAATATAAAATGGCTTTGGTTAGTTTCACTTACTATATTTTTTCAATATCTATCTGACTATTTTGATGGCTCAGTTGGAAGATATAGGAACGATGGACTTGCTAAATGGGGTTATTACATGGACCATCTTCTTGATTATATTTTCTTAGCTAGCATATTTCTAGGTTATTTTATGATTGTAGATGAGATTTACAAATATTATGTTTTTTTTCTTTTTGTATTAATGGCTGGGTTTATGATAAGTTCGTTTCTTTATTTTTCAGTAAGCAATAAATTTAAAACTTGTTATTTAGGCTTAGGGCCTACTGAAGAAAGATTACTGTTAATCATTGTTAATTCTCTTAGTGCAGTTTATGGGAAAGTAATTTTAGAAAATTCTTTATTCTTTTTTCTTAGCTTCCATCTACTTGTACTTATTTATGTGATTTATAAAGCTCAAAAAGAAATTTGGTTTATAGATCTTAATAAGGAGGAGAATTAAAAAATTAGAGAATTAGATATTTCTATTGTTTTGTTTTTTAATCAATATTGTGGGAGATGTATTTTTTTAGACACACTTGCATTAATTTTTCTTTCTGTTGATGCATTAAGAACAGCAATACTTGTAGCTT
Coding sequences:
- a CDS encoding efflux RND transporter periplasmic adaptor subunit; the protein is MLAFYIFCIFCIFCPLSPPCFGHGDDIAFKAKFKKIPTSNVDIKGTGIETKIIKEEIVDDIVRTTGQIEEIPNNKFDVNSPVQGKVISVLVDLGTMVQGGQGLATIQSTEIAKLQSELNQSEAELELAKNNFDREEKLFEKRITAKKDLDVAKAALASAEAKLTAARNNLKILTNQNENLEQGIFTIKTPKAGTIVERNITIGQVVNVNQIIFRGLDLTKVWASADIYEKDRSKINKNQKAIVILDGAQDKAFTGNITYIGSVINKETRTLPVKVLLDNKESVLNPGAFIQLNISTGQKKNLIVIPRTALAQIDKEGTEGKHKHIVYLKEGKFFIPRKIEVEAHDSDTVEVISGLTPGEVIVSKGTYQLEFGEGEEEHEHIKQEKTYPKWLIPVGFLITLIVGFLLGKKKPRTSL
- a CDS encoding efflux RND transporter permease subunit — protein: MIGKIIRWSLNNRLLVTALGIILFVCGTYSAINTPVDVLPEFAPPQVVIQTNAPGLAAEEVESIVTIPLESTLNGLPNIQAVRSSSIEGLSFVTVVFKWDTDIFRARQLVAEKVQLAAQIFPKNINAPILSPITSPIGSIYFFALTSKITPLIDLRTYADWEIRNKLLSVPGVARVLVYGGDLKQYQVLVNPNKLRQYNIGLNQVVEAANKANVIVGGGYLVEDDREYLIRGIGKINSIEELGNSVIAQKENIPIYLKDIANVKIEAAFKRSYGSIDGKEAVIIAISRQPGVNTLEVNKGIQEALDKIKKSLPRDIKITQTYSQSDFINVSIKNILWAIFEGSILVIIVLLLFLGSFRTSFISLTAIPLSLIVAILILKAFGQTINSMTLGGLAVAVGEIVDDAIIGVENVYKRLRQNKISQNPRPAFEVIFNGSCEVRNSVVYGTYIITVVFLPVLFLTGLAGQIFKPLAWAYIISLLASLGVALTLTPAMCFYLLSKNESLKEHEPQIITILKEKYLKLLDQVLNKPRQIFISTVILSLIAIIIFFTMGRSFLPELGEENLVVMAIAPPGTSLKATQRIALRMEKKLHRYLEIVTIGNRAGRSELDDEPISANTSHFDITLKSGLSQERKEDLIKNIREDFEHIPGVITLIRSFITETIEQVITGQRAPIILKLYGNNLETLQGYASKIAYVLSDIKTLQEVQVEPVTNIPQIHIKVKKKVAARYGLRTGDLLEVVQIGFNGISTHQRVIEGQKSFDLFVWFDKSYRRNIAIIKNTLIDTPMMVKVPLGQLADVMESTGPNIINREKVSRRIVIQANAKKTDISKSVEKAEKLIKEKIKLPEGYTLEFEGDYKQQQEANKKLFFLSILVLVGIYLLLSLAFKSFKIATIIMINLPLALIGGVLAIAMFDGVLSIASIVGFITLFGLSTRNSILLVNRFFDIQRENPKLPIDEVIKRGALDRLPPILMTALTASFAMLPLALFPGAGREIEHPLAIVILGGMFSATALTLLIIPVIYKEYASKV
- a CDS encoding CDP-alcohol phosphatidyltransferase family protein, whose protein sequence is MTEVFKSTFSEKHGESLLRSYELKYLTPLVSLIPKWIKSYHLTLLSILWSLLIVLFSYFARENIKWLWLVSLTIFFQYLSDYFDGSVGRYRNDGLAKWGYYMDHLLDYIFLASIFLGYFMIVDEIYKYYVFFLFVLMAGFMISSFLYFSVSNKFKTCYLGLGPTEERLLLIIVNSLSAVYGKVILENSLFFFLSFHLLVLIYVIYKAQKEIWFIDLNKEEN